The genomic window AGAGGCCCGCGTTGTCGAGGTCCGACTTCATGAGGTCGAAGGCGCCGCGGTACAGCAGCTTGAAGGCGTCGGAGCCCGACAGGTCGTTCGCGAAGCGGGTGCTGATGTCCTGGAAGTTCATGGTGTGTTGCCTTCGATGTGGTCAGTGATGAAACCCTTGCCGCCATGCGCCGCGGACCAGGCGACCGGATCGCGCAGGAAATCGTCGAACTCGGCGATCACCTCGCGGCCGAAACTGCCTCGCTGCACCGCCACCGCGCGGATGTCGTGCCAGTTCGCCAGCGCATGGACCTCGAGCCCCAGCGCGGCCAACGTGCGATCGGCGCCGAACATGCCGTAGTCGAACAGCACCAGCACATCGCCGACCTCGGCACCCGCGGCGCGCAGCGCGCGCGCGAAATTGGCCTTCGATGCGCCGGCCGCCATCATGTCGTCAACCAGCAGCGCGCGCTCGCCGGCGCGCACCACGCCCTCGACCTGGCGGGCGCCGACCGCGCGCTTGCGGACGTACTGCATCGGCAGGTCCAGCGCATCCGCGATCCAGGCCGCCAGCGCGATGCCGCTGGACTCGCCGCCCGCGATCGAGCCCACGCCGGCCAGGCAGCCATCGGCTCTCAGCAGCTCGATGGCATGGCCCACCAGCGCGCGGCGCGTCTCGGGAAAGGAAACGAGCCGCCGGCAATCCATGTAGAC from Variovorax paradoxus includes these protein-coding regions:
- a CDS encoding orotate phosphoribosyltransferase, which produces MTTAPDPIRLEVAARLLDAGCVTLRTDEPFRLPSGWATPVYMDCRRLVSFPETRRALVGHAIELLRADGCLAGVGSIAGGESSGIALAAWIADALDLPMQYVRKRAVGARQVEGVVRAGERALLVDDMMAAGASKANFARALRAAGAEVGDVLVLFDYGMFGADRTLAALGLEVHALANWHDIRAVAVQRGSFGREVIAEFDDFLRDPVAWSAAHGGKGFITDHIEGNTP